One window from the genome of Gemmatimonadota bacterium encodes:
- a CDS encoding TIM barrel protein yields MYIGTQTRCRNDTDIEVLAQLGVFNVDQTPAEPWAEWTTDLLKAQRERFDRYGINLEMIHIPLGSTSAFHNEAGAIFLGKSDARDRALDRMCETVRMASEAGIRGLNYNITLLGHLRTEPSYGRGGAKLSTFDYDKLDQSRPEFEGGPADEDEMWERIDHWLKTIIPVAEEYKVQMACHPSDPGIGHGRTYRGVARVLGMSDGFKKLIDLYDSPYNGLNFCQGCMSESLENPSEEIYDVIRYFGTRKKIFNVHFRNIKGRLNKFVEVFPDEGDVDMLKAMRTYKEVGYEYMIMPDHVPGISGPEAGQVGFAYAYGYIHAAIQAANAAD; encoded by the coding sequence ATGTACATCGGAACGCAGACCCGTTGCAGAAATGACACGGACATCGAGGTCCTGGCCCAACTCGGCGTGTTCAACGTGGACCAGACGCCGGCGGAGCCCTGGGCCGAGTGGACGACCGACCTGCTGAAAGCCCAGCGCGAGCGGTTCGACCGGTACGGGATCAACCTCGAGATGATCCATATCCCCCTGGGCTCCACGAGTGCCTTCCACAACGAGGCCGGCGCCATATTCCTGGGCAAGAGCGATGCGCGGGACCGCGCGCTGGACCGCATGTGCGAGACCGTGCGCATGGCTTCGGAGGCCGGGATAAGGGGACTGAACTACAACATCACCCTGCTGGGCCACCTGCGTACCGAACCCAGTTACGGCCGCGGCGGCGCGAAGCTGTCGACCTTCGACTACGACAAGCTGGACCAGTCCCGGCCCGAATTCGAAGGGGGTCCCGCCGACGAGGACGAGATGTGGGAACGCATCGACCACTGGCTGAAGACGATCATCCCCGTGGCCGAGGAATACAAGGTACAGATGGCGTGCCACCCGTCGGACCCGGGCATCGGGCACGGCCGCACGTACCGCGGCGTTGCCCGGGTGCTGGGCATGTCGGACGGTTTCAAGAAGCTCATCGACCTGTACGACAGTCCCTACAACGGGCTGAACTTCTGCCAGGGTTGCATGTCGGAAAGCCTGGAGAACCCCTCGGAAGAGATCTATGACGTGATCCGCTATTTCGGCACCCGGAAGAAGATCTTCAACGTCCACTTCCGGAACATCAAGGGACGGCTGAACAAATTCGTGGAGGTCTTCCCGGACGAGGGCGACGTCGACATGCTGAAAGCAATGCGCACCTACAAGGAAGTGGGATACGAGTACATGATCATGCCGGACCACGTACCCGGCATTTCGGGGCCCGAAGCGGGCCAGGTGGGATTCGCCTACGCCTACGGGTACATCCACGCGGCGATCCAGGCGGCGAATGCCGCGGATTAG